The genomic DNA GAGCAAGAGGAAGCTCATCGAGCAAAGCGACTACTTCCGCGCCCTCTACCGCTCCGGCATGCGCGAGGCCCTGAGCCAGGAGGCCGGCGGCCCGGAGGTGCAGCAGCTGCGCGGCCTCAGCGCGCCGGGCCTGAGGCTGGTGCTGGACTTCATCAACGCCGGCGGGGCCCGCGAAGGCTGGCTCCTGGGCCCGCGCGGGGAGAAGGGCGGCGGGGTGGACGAGGACGAGGAGATGGATGAGGTGAGCCTGCTGTCCGAGCTGGTGGAGGCGGCCTCCTTCCTGCAGGTCACGtctctgctgcagctgctgctgtccCAGGTGCGGCTCAACAACTGCCTGGAGATGTACCGCCTGGCGCAGGTGTACGGGCTGCCCGACCTGCAGGAGGCCTGCCTGCGCTTCATGGTCGTCCACTTCCACGAGGTGCTGTGCAAGCCCcagttccacctcctggggtctCCTCCCCAAGCTCCAGGGGATGTCAGCCTgaagcagaggctgagggaggcccGGATGACTGGGACTCCTGTCCTCGTGGCCCTCGGGGACTTCCTGGGGGGACCCCTGGCCCCTCACCCCTACCAGGGGGAGCCCCCGTCCATGCTCAGGTACGAGGAGATGACTGAGCGTTGGTTCCCGCTGGCCAACAACCTTCCTCCCGACCTGGTCAATGTCAGGGGCTATGGGTCTGCTATCCTGGACAACTACCTCTTCATAGTGGGCGGGTACAGGATCACTAGCCAGGAGATCTCCGCTGCGCATTCCTACAACCCCAGCACCAACGAATGGCTCCAGGTGGCCTCCATGAACCAGAAGAGGTAAGCACCACGGCAGAGTGCTGccttctcattcattcacttgttcattaGTTCATGGGCCCGGTGTTTACTGAGCCAGTAAATAGGGGAGGGTGTGCTGAGGTGGAAATGACATCTTCAGGAATGTTGTTGGCCTTGGTGCTGGCAAAGTTCCCAGTGAACTAAGAAATTGCTAAGAGGAACTCCCCAGTGAGGTCAAGTAGTGGAGTGGTTTTTTGGCAGGTATTGTGCCTTTAGGTGAATctgctttctttgtctctgttcTTGTGAAAAAAGATGTCGTGGTTTCCTATAAgaatactttaaaagaaaattgctccttaatttttaaaaaaatttttcttagtttttaggATTCGATCCTGATGGTAATGACACACTGGACAGTAACCTGTGACACTGActttgggggatttttttctgttgtcagTGACTGTGACAACAGAGAGTCTTTCACACTGTGACACCCATCATGACCAAGAGATAATCACTGGAAATGTATTAACATTTGCAATAGGggttgcttttcttattttttatcttctcttttgctTCCTTCCCTGGACAGCCCTCGTCATGACCCAAAGCTTGAGCCTGGAAGTGTTCAACTATAGaattggaatattttcatttaccCAACCTTCTCCCCCTCCCATCCTGCAAATCCCTCCTGCCTCCAATATGGGTGActtgaagaaaggaagaggaggagcttgAGGAGTGGGAtgagaggggagaagggaaaggaaccAGGGAAGGAA from Papio anubis isolate 15944 chromosome 9, Panubis1.0, whole genome shotgun sequence includes the following:
- the KLHL42 gene encoding kelch-like protein 42, yielding MSAEEMVQIRLEDRCYPVSKRKLIEQSDYFRALYRSGMREALSQEAGGPEVQQLRGLSAPGLRLVLDFINAGGAREGWLLGPRGEKGGGVDEDEEMDEVSLLSELVEAASFLQVTSLLQLLLSQVRLNNCLEMYRLAQVYGLPDLQEACLRFMVVHFHEVLCKPQFHLLGSPPQAPGDVSLKQRLREARMTGTPVLVALGDFLGGPLAPHPYQGEPPSMLRYEEMTERWFPLANNLPPDLVNVRGYGSAILDNYLFIVGGYRITSQEISAAHSYNPSTNEWLQVASMNQKRSNFKLVAVHSKLYAIGGQAVSNVECYNPEQDAWNFVAPLPNPLAEFSACECKGKIYVIGGYTTRDRNMNILQYCPSSDIWTLFETCDVHIRKQQMVSVEETIYIVGGCLHELGPNRRSSQSEDMLTVQSYNTVTRQWLYLKENTSKSGLNLTCALHNDGIYIMSRDVTLSTSLEHRVFLKYNIFSDSWEAFRRFPAFGHNLLVSSLYLPNKAET